ATCCGTCTGCACAGTTACCGTGATAGATACACATGCTCATTTTGAAAGTCCTTTCTCTGTAGTTTCAGAGTGAAGCACAACCCGTCATTCGAATTGACGGGCTTCGCCCGCATTCAATTCAATCGTTAAACCCCTTCTCCATCCACGCACCGCCGGATTTCGCAAGGCAGATCGGTGTCGGGCACCTTCGCCTCGACATCGCGCTGGTACTTCTCCACGCGCTCGATTAGGAGGGCGATGGAATCGCAGTGAGCGGGATTCGCGCCGAGCCGTTTGCTCTCCCAGTAATACGCTTTCAGCATCGCGGGCACCGCGCGGTCTTTCGCAAGGAACAGAATCGAATCGTTCTCATCGTGCGTGTTTCCACTACACGGATTCACCGCGCTGATCTTGTACTTTCGGTCGATATTCATGGTTTAACTCCCCATCCGACCGGACCCTGCGGGCCGGTCAATTTCATCGTTGGGTGGCGTCGGCCACGGCGCGGGTTTGGGAACCAATCCATCTACCTCGGCCGCAATGCGACCCCCGTGTGCATCGCTCACCACGGTCCAATCGGAATACAGGCATCGGCGAAGTTTCGATACCTTTCCGTCCACTTTTACCTTGTAGCCGTAAACCCAAGGTTTGCCGTTGTAGACAGGTTCGATCTTGCACACGACAAGATGATTTCCCGACGTATCTTGAACCATGTCGTCAAGGGCGACCCCGTGTTCTAGTTTCACGATACGAAGTCTTTCGTCGAGAAGTTCTTGCCTGGTACGCTTGAGTTCAGACAGCAATCGCGCTTCGGCCGCTTCCTCCGCGGTTTTACCTACGCGCCGCAGAATGGCCGGATCGGTTTCCGGAACCCACTTGTTCATGCTGGTGATGGTCATAGTCTCGGGCATCCTTCACACCGTTTGTCGTCCTTTTTGTTTGCGTAATGGCAAGTGGGGTCGGTCGGACGTGTCGCGATTGGAATCATCTTTCGACGACCGTCATCGGTCCAGCCGTTTTGCATCAAAGTTGTTTCCGGCCAGGACGGCTCCCTGTTGCACCCGTACTTGTCCCTTCCGACAGTGAGGGGGTGCACTTCGTCGGCCCAGCGGTAGCCTTCTGCGGTGGGCATTTGACCCCTCTCAATCGAGCCCGGATTCGGGCGGCGACTCGCGGAAGATGCGGGCGATTTCCTCGAAGGCTTTGGCCATTTCCTCGCGACGATCAGCCGACTTCGGAAGCCAAAAGGTAACGGCGCTACGATCGTCATCCAGCGGCGGGTGATGGAGCATTCGGGATGAATGCAAAATCAGTTGTGCCGCGTGGTAGGTGATCCCCGTGTTTGACTCTTTGGCGACCGGGATTACTTCGCTGGTCAGTTCTTGGCTGTAGACGTTAATCCGCATGTTCGACCCCTACGCCCGATGCCGTCCCACTTGGGCGGCAAATGCGTTGAGTTCGTCGCACAGGCCGGCGACTACGGCGCACGCGGCCTGGTCCGAGACATTGCGTTCGGCCAGATCCTTGTGGATGCCCATGATTGCCGCGGCCCCGGCGAAGAATGCGCGCCTAATTTCAATGAGCTGGTTGTCGCCGGCCTTCGGATGGATCGCGCGAATTCTGAAGTCGTCCCATTTGGATTGAATCGTGTTCACGTTGCTTACCTCGCTGGTTCGAAAATCGTTACTCTTTCCCGCTTACGATCGAGAGGGAGAACTGGCGCACTTCTTCAAGTAGCTTTTCGGTCTTGTCCCCGATCCCCTGCCTACTGGCTCCCTCGTTGAGCATGTTCAAATTGGCGAACAGAATTTCAGATGCTCCAGCGTAGAAAGCCCGTTTCATCAAGACCAGCTCGCGGGCGGTCGATCCATTCGCCAGCATGCGACTCTTGAAGGCTTCCCAGCTCGGGGTGATGGAGTTCATTTCTCTGCCAACTGGTCGGTGAGTCTGTTGATCCTGGCGAATTGACCTGGAGCGTTCGTCACGTCCATGAGCCACTTCGGGCGATAGAACAGCTTTTGCAGCTCGTACGTACCCATGAGGCAGATGTTCCCGGCTTCCGTCAGAATCTTGACGTGCGCATTCTCTCCGCCGATCGAAGACGGGTTTGAAATCACGACGGCGTTACCGATCTTCCGACCGTCACGAGTGCATAGGTGCGCCCCGATTTCCTCGTATCGAGTCGCGATGCCGATCGACCATGACGGGGCTGGCAGCTCTTGCATTGACTTCTCGTGCCGCTCGACCAGCTCGCGGATCGTCCGAGCAATGGCATTGAGCCCTTCCTGGGTGTCGACGTGGTAATTGCCGCACGCCAGGCCGAGGAAAAATTCGCCAGGTGACGGGCTGGCACAATGGCCGGCGACGCGAACATAGGTGCCGTGTTCTTCGTGCAACCGCTGGGCGGCCTCGATCTCGATCCCCGGCCCACTGGCGACCCAATACGTCCAGGCGCGTTTGAAAGTCCAGCCGTGCAAGGTGCCGATGACGCTCGTCTTGACTTCGCCAGAAGCCCGCCGGAAGAATTCCGCCATGTACTCGGGCGGTTTGCCGTCCGCTTCCTGGATGGTCGGGATGCCGGCTGCGCGCAGTTCCCCGCGCAGGATGTCGTCGGTATCAGGGTGATCCCCGGCCCTATTCGGAAAGTTCATTTGCTGACCTCGTTTTGAATTGTGCACTTGGCGATCATTCTCATTGCCGCCTTTAGTGGGTCCGTCTCGTGAATGCCGATCGATCGGCCGCCGTCTCGCTTGAAAATGCGCCAGCTCGTTGCGACCCAATAGCCGGCCGCGCCCCATCCGCTGTTTGGTCCGCCGCATCGGTGAACGCTAGCCTCGGGGCCGTTCAAGTGAACTGCGAAGCGATGAATCAAGGGGCCACCGATCCCCCAATCGCTGCTATACGGCAGGCCCGGTTCCACCCCGAGGACTAGGGCGACTGCCGAATCGAGTTCGACCCCATCGAGTTCGTTCATTTCAGAAACCCTATTGCCGTGGCGCCCGGCCGACCGGCTGGCCTTCGTAGGTGGGAATTCGCACGTTCGTGAATCGTGAGGGGTGGCAGTCGGGGTGCAAGCCGTCGTGATCCGTCGCCATTTCGACGGCTAGCGCTTCCATCCATTCGCCGATACCCTGGTTGTCCGCACGCTCTTGCACTTCGATTCGACGGTCGACCAGGTTGCAGAGCGGGCAGGTGTATTGAATGGTGATCTTCGG
The genomic region above belongs to Chromatiales bacterium and contains:
- a CDS encoding DUF2591 family protein yields the protein MNELDGVELDSAVALVLGVEPGLPYSSDWGIGGPLIHRFAVHLNGPEASVHRCGGPNSGWGAAGYWVATSWRIFKRDGGRSIGIHETDPLKAAMRMIAKCTIQNEVSK